From a single Phalacrocorax aristotelis chromosome 1, bGulAri2.1, whole genome shotgun sequence genomic region:
- the WDR73 gene encoding integrator complex assembly factor WDR73 isoform X2: MACAVPEPVRDPRPPPAGPGPPGPANLPSRPLPAGVCVAGYGQSGGQEILQLVPPPTLQAKETQGLCPERDFKVECGGFSNRPVYSLKHVPDTSLLVTSGPPDSSLQVWQVSAEDSDVIKSVSAIPTENGTGQPWAKIATISARAPWVLHGSRLNSVQITEVESRKNVYTAASRNSEELSGLAFLDCNTLLLCCAKGQLCLADVRQPQSPLEAASLPSAPCGERWCMGVGRGPPGSDSSSQPVACLSSGGHLTLTDVRKTSESLAAAKCRVSSPRSGAEFLCVSWAPALEGCLAVSGFDGTVHVYDARRWDGSGREAEPLFVHKGHAFGGPGGSAGPPLVTVHTWHPQKPRTLLSAASDGSLHVWDWVQPCGKCG; this comes from the exons atGGCTTGTGCagtccctgagcctgtgagggacccccggcctccccccgccggccccggcccccccggccccgccaaCCTGCCCTCCCGCCCTCTACCCGCAG GTGTCTGTGTAGCCGGGTACGGACAGTCTGGTGGGCAGGAGATCCTGCAGCTGGTCCCACCGCCGACGCTTCAGGCGAAGGAGACCCAG GGTTTGTGTCCGGAGAGAGATTTCAAGGTGGAATGCGGTGGATTTTCAAACCGCCCGGTGTACAGCCTGAAGCATGTGCCGGACACCAG cTTGCTGGTGACGAGCGGACCACCAGACAGCTCCCTCCAGGTCTGGCAGGTGTCAGCAGAGGACTCTG ATGTTATTAAATCTGTAAGTGCCATACCTACAGAGAACGGCACCGGGCAGCCTTGGGCTAAAATTGCAACCATTTCGGCCAGAGCCCCGTGGGTCCTTCACGGCTCAAGGCTCAACAGTGTCCAAATTACAGAGGTTGAATCGAGGAAAAATGTCTACACGGCAG CCTCCAGAAACAGCGAGGAGCTCAGCGGCCTGGCCTTCCTGGACTGCAACACGTTGCTCCTCTGCTGTGCCAAGGGGCAGCTGTGCCTGGCTGACGTTCGGCAGCCGCAGAGTCCCTTGGAGGCTGCGTCCCTCCCCTCGGCGCCGTGTGGCGAGCGGTGGTGCATGGGAGTCGGGCGCGGACCTCCAGGCTCTGACTCCAGCTCCCAGCCCGTAGCTTGCCTCTCGAGCGGAGGGCACCTCACCCTAACAGACGTAAGGAAAACCTCAGAGTCCTTGGCCGCAGCAAAGTGCAGAGTTTCCTCTCCCCGCTCAGGCGCGGAGTTCCTCTGCGTCTCCTGGGCTCCTGCTCTGGAGGGCTGCCTCGCCGTTTCAG GTTTTGACGGGACCGTGCACGTGTACGACGCGCGGCGCTGGGACGGCTCCGGCAGGGAGGCAGAGCCCCTCTTTGTTCACAAAGGCCACGCGTTCGGCGGACCGGGCGGCAGCGCAGGGCCTCCCCTGGTCACGGTGCACACGTGGCATCCGCAGAAACCCAGAACCTTATTGTCAGCAGCAAGCGACGGTTCCCTGCACGTCTGGGACTGGGTTCAGCCCTGTGGGAAGTGTGGGTAG
- the WDR73 gene encoding integrator complex assembly factor WDR73 isoform X1, with protein MEAVGAGEEEDEDEWLVQSLSLYKDLHTFELQAPTRVIEWARGSRVCVAGYGQSGGQEILQLVPPPTLQAKETQGLCPERDFKVECGGFSNRPVYSLKHVPDTSLLVTSGPPDSSLQVWQVSAEDSDVIKSVSAIPTENGTGQPWAKIATISARAPWVLHGSRLNSVQITEVESRKNVYTAASRNSEELSGLAFLDCNTLLLCCAKGQLCLADVRQPQSPLEAASLPSAPCGERWCMGVGRGPPGSDSSSQPVACLSSGGHLTLTDVRKTSESLAAAKCRVSSPRSGAEFLCVSWAPALEGCLAVSGFDGTVHVYDARRWDGSGREAEPLFVHKGHAFGGPGGSAGPPLVTVHTWHPQKPRTLLSAASDGSLHVWDWVQPCGKCG; from the exons ATGGAGGCGGTGGGCGCcggcgaggaggaggatgaggatgaatGGCTTGTGCagtccctgagcct GTACAAGGACCTCCACACCTTCGAGCTGCAGGCGCCCACCCGCGTCATCGAGTGGGCCCGGGGGAGCC GTGTCTGTGTAGCCGGGTACGGACAGTCTGGTGGGCAGGAGATCCTGCAGCTGGTCCCACCGCCGACGCTTCAGGCGAAGGAGACCCAG GGTTTGTGTCCGGAGAGAGATTTCAAGGTGGAATGCGGTGGATTTTCAAACCGCCCGGTGTACAGCCTGAAGCATGTGCCGGACACCAG cTTGCTGGTGACGAGCGGACCACCAGACAGCTCCCTCCAGGTCTGGCAGGTGTCAGCAGAGGACTCTG ATGTTATTAAATCTGTAAGTGCCATACCTACAGAGAACGGCACCGGGCAGCCTTGGGCTAAAATTGCAACCATTTCGGCCAGAGCCCCGTGGGTCCTTCACGGCTCAAGGCTCAACAGTGTCCAAATTACAGAGGTTGAATCGAGGAAAAATGTCTACACGGCAG CCTCCAGAAACAGCGAGGAGCTCAGCGGCCTGGCCTTCCTGGACTGCAACACGTTGCTCCTCTGCTGTGCCAAGGGGCAGCTGTGCCTGGCTGACGTTCGGCAGCCGCAGAGTCCCTTGGAGGCTGCGTCCCTCCCCTCGGCGCCGTGTGGCGAGCGGTGGTGCATGGGAGTCGGGCGCGGACCTCCAGGCTCTGACTCCAGCTCCCAGCCCGTAGCTTGCCTCTCGAGCGGAGGGCACCTCACCCTAACAGACGTAAGGAAAACCTCAGAGTCCTTGGCCGCAGCAAAGTGCAGAGTTTCCTCTCCCCGCTCAGGCGCGGAGTTCCTCTGCGTCTCCTGGGCTCCTGCTCTGGAGGGCTGCCTCGCCGTTTCAG GTTTTGACGGGACCGTGCACGTGTACGACGCGCGGCGCTGGGACGGCTCCGGCAGGGAGGCAGAGCCCCTCTTTGTTCACAAAGGCCACGCGTTCGGCGGACCGGGCGGCAGCGCAGGGCCTCCCCTGGTCACGGTGCACACGTGGCATCCGCAGAAACCCAGAACCTTATTGTCAGCAGCAAGCGACGGTTCCCTGCACGTCTGGGACTGGGTTCAGCCCTGTGGGAAGTGTGGGTAG